The DNA sequence CTGTGGCCGAAGGAGAGCCGGAACCGGGGGGTGCCCAGGCCGGCCTGTTTCACGGCCTCCCGGAGGACGGTGAGCGTCCCCGAGCCCTCCACCCGGCCGATCAGCTCCAGATCCGCCAGCTCGTTCAGGGTGACCTGCTCCCGCTCTCCCAGCGGGTGCTCCGGGGAGAGCGCCAGCACCAGCTCGTCGCGGAAGAAGGGGTGGAAGTGCAGCCCCGGCAGCTGCCGCTCCGCGCCGACGATGGCCACATCCACCCGCCTGGCCATGAGCTCCTCCAGGGCCTGGCGGGTGTCGGAGACATGGACGGCCACGTCCACAGCGGGATAGGCCTCCCGGAAGCCCACCAGCAGGTCCGGGAGCAGGAAGTCGCCGGGGATGGAGCTGGCCGCCACCGTCACGCTTCCGGCCACCTGCTGCAGGCTCTCCTGGACGGAGCGCTGCATGGTCTCCAGACGCCCCAGCACGACCAGCGCGTGGTCGTAGACGATCCTCCCCTGGGTGGTGAGCACCGATCGGGCGCGCCCCCGCTCCAGAAGCTCCACGCCGAGCTCCTCTTCGAGCCGGGCCACCTGCTTGCTCACCGCCGGCTGGGAGATCCCCAGGTGGGCCGCCGCACGGGAGATCCCTCCCTGCTCAACAATCGCCACAAGGCTCTCCAGAGCCCTGGTCTGC is a window from the Synergistales bacterium genome containing:
- a CDS encoding LysR family transcriptional regulator → MQTRALESLVAIVEQGGISRAAAHLGISQPAVSKQVARLEEELGVELLERGRARSVLTTQGRIVYDHALVVLGRLETMQRSVQESLQQVAGSVTVAASSIPGDFLLPDLLVGFREAYPAVDVAVHVSDTRQALEELMARRVDVAIVGAERQLPGLHFHPFFRDELVLALSPEHPLGEREQVTLNELADLELIGRVEGSGTLTVLREAVKQAGLGTPRFRLSFGHSAGVVRAVKAGGGAGIISRRALEGVAGIAVCRFAPPLERSFYLAHGNLSRRTAAVLVDYLSARAGLR